A genomic segment from Bacillota bacterium encodes:
- a CDS encoding type II toxin-antitoxin system Phd/YefM family antitoxin: MPRIIPIRELKNTATISKYVEESNEPVFVTKNGYGSMVIMSIEVYEREIAKNQVIELINDSLKDINHNSRKVDGPMFINEMKSKYGK; the protein is encoded by the coding sequence ATGCCACGTATTATACCGATTAGAGAACTCAAGAATACTGCCACTATTTCAAAGTATGTTGAAGAAAGCAACGAACCTGTATTTGTAACTAAAAACGGATATGGTTCTATGGTCATTATGAGTATAGAAGTCTACGAGAGAGAAATTGCTAAGAATCAAGTAATTGAGTTGATAAATGATTCCTTAAAGGACATAAATCATAACTCTAGAAAAGTTGATGGGCCAATGTTTATCAACGAAATGAAATCGAAGTATGGTAAATAA